A part of Myxococcus landrumus genomic DNA contains:
- a CDS encoding Hint domain-containing protein, translating to MKSVFITTAVFLFCLSPTAHAQLSTRCFQDDQLTTVELARGRNAWARKCGLISVAREAYLNSENEYQVFTNGCHSFPAVPEGSSCTFFVPAEESAACVGNLNKLGTCVAGCVTPSQKVAFGGRMLPVPEAYASGLHTVSALSADSEAGLLRFGEQNIRSFVAGDTQEDIFTLETQEGRRLEVTAEHPMVLDDGTMVKARTLKPGDALLGADGVKLHLTRVTVFHFKGQVWNVRPESHVKLENVMNAEGFLTGSVRFQNEWAQDDYRLSLRDDVDVGGL from the coding sequence ATGAAGTCTGTCTTCATCACCACCGCTGTCTTTCTCTTCTGTCTGTCTCCCACCGCCCACGCGCAGCTCTCCACGCGCTGCTTCCAGGATGACCAGCTCACCACGGTGGAGCTGGCCCGGGGCCGCAACGCCTGGGCTCGCAAGTGCGGCCTCATCAGCGTCGCGCGGGAGGCCTACCTGAACTCGGAGAACGAGTACCAGGTGTTCACCAATGGCTGCCATTCGTTCCCGGCCGTGCCGGAGGGCTCCTCGTGCACCTTCTTCGTCCCCGCCGAGGAGTCCGCCGCCTGCGTGGGCAACCTCAACAAGCTGGGCACCTGCGTCGCTGGCTGCGTCACCCCGTCGCAGAAGGTCGCGTTCGGCGGCCGGATGCTGCCGGTTCCGGAGGCGTATGCGTCCGGGCTCCACACGGTGTCGGCGCTGAGCGCGGACTCGGAGGCGGGCCTGCTGCGCTTCGGCGAGCAGAACATCCGCAGCTTCGTGGCGGGTGACACGCAGGAGGACATCTTCACGCTGGAGACGCAGGAGGGCCGCCGCCTGGAGGTGACGGCGGAGCACCCCATGGTCCTCGACGACGGGACGATGGTGAAGGCTCGCACGCTGAAGCCCGGCGACGCGCTGCTGGGCGCGGACGGGGTGAAGCTGCACCTCACCCGCGTCACCGTCTTCCACTTCAAGGGCCAGGTCTGGAACGTGCGACCGGAGAGCCACGTGAAGCTGGAGAACGTGATGAACGCGGAGGGCTTCCTCACCGGCTCCGTGCGCTTCCAGAACGAGTGGGCCCAGGACGACTACCGCCTGTCGCTGCGCGATGACGTGGACGTGGGCGGGCTCTAG
- a CDS encoding neutral/alkaline ceramidase: MCAQLIRFALVLGLVVGTVASGASPVVPASAGPHDACAGNPRFLMGAGMGDITGPAAEVGMMGYGQLAQRTEGIHQRLRSRAFVIESPCNGRRVAFVSADLGMVFQGVKTQVVERLRARFGDVYSDDNVLISATHTHSGPGGFSHHTFYNLTSFGFVPQNFDAIVSGIVTSIVRAHSRLGEGTLRLASGELVGASRNRSPEAYRLNPAAERARYAQDVDTRMTLLRLTRTDGRDVGLINWFAVHATSMGNTHHYISGDNKGLASYWFEKAHDAGDTFVAAFAQSNEGDVTPNVLGGTNGGGADDFEDTEISARRQFDFASYLWGQTGAPLTGGVDYRHTFVKMDAVDVAPAFTDGRRHRTCPAAIGLSMLAGAEDGPGFGVEGASCSGVHDLWSQFTCSLTTTPCQGEKPIVLEMGSMQPHPWTPEVLPFQLVTVGSLALVGVPFEMTTMAGRRLRQTVLEQLEPVGVTEVIIAGLSNDYAGYVATREEYARQDYEGASTHFGPWTLAAIQQGFDAMAAAMREGQAVSPGPTPRDLRYVQATLQPGVVFDDKLLWVEFGEVYADAQASYGRGDTVSVTFWGAHPKNDLRLEGTYLRVQRKGLIGAWVDVADDSDWETRYRWERENCVPTLGCSHVTVEWRIPGDAAPGTYRILHEGDWKSGWDGRVRPYYGASRAFTVK, translated from the coding sequence ATGTGTGCACAGCTCATCCGGTTCGCCCTGGTGCTGGGGCTCGTCGTGGGGACGGTGGCCTCGGGGGCGAGTCCGGTGGTGCCCGCGAGTGCTGGCCCGCACGACGCCTGTGCGGGCAACCCGCGCTTCCTGATGGGGGCGGGGATGGGGGACATCACCGGGCCCGCAGCGGAGGTGGGGATGATGGGCTACGGCCAGCTCGCCCAGCGGACGGAGGGCATCCACCAGCGGCTGCGCTCGCGCGCCTTCGTCATCGAGTCCCCATGCAACGGCCGCCGCGTGGCGTTCGTGAGCGCGGACCTGGGGATGGTCTTCCAGGGGGTGAAGACGCAGGTGGTGGAGAGGCTGCGCGCGCGCTTCGGGGATGTGTACAGCGACGACAACGTGCTCATCAGCGCCACGCACACGCATTCGGGGCCGGGCGGCTTTTCACACCACACGTTCTACAACCTGACCTCGTTCGGGTTCGTGCCACAGAACTTCGACGCGATTGTCTCCGGCATCGTCACGTCGATTGTGCGTGCGCACTCGCGGCTGGGGGAGGGGACGCTGCGCCTGGCCTCGGGGGAGCTGGTGGGGGCCAGCCGCAACCGCTCGCCGGAGGCGTACCGGCTCAACCCCGCGGCGGAGCGGGCCCGCTATGCGCAGGACGTGGACACGCGGATGACGCTCCTGCGGCTGACGCGGACGGATGGGCGCGACGTGGGGCTCATCAACTGGTTCGCGGTCCACGCCACGTCCATGGGCAATACCCACCACTACATCAGCGGGGACAACAAGGGGCTGGCTTCGTATTGGTTCGAGAAGGCTCACGACGCGGGGGATACGTTCGTGGCTGCCTTTGCGCAGTCCAACGAGGGGGATGTGACGCCCAACGTGTTGGGCGGGACGAACGGGGGCGGGGCGGATGACTTCGAGGACACGGAGATTTCGGCCCGGCGCCAGTTCGACTTCGCCTCGTATCTGTGGGGGCAGACGGGGGCGCCGCTCACGGGGGGCGTGGACTACCGGCACACGTTCGTGAAGATGGACGCGGTGGACGTGGCGCCCGCGTTCACGGATGGGCGGCGGCACCGCACGTGCCCCGCGGCCATTGGCCTGTCGATGCTCGCGGGGGCGGAGGACGGCCCGGGGTTTGGTGTGGAGGGGGCATCGTGCTCGGGGGTCCACGACCTGTGGAGCCAGTTCACGTGTTCGCTCACGACGACGCCGTGTCAGGGGGAGAAGCCCATCGTGTTGGAGATGGGCAGCATGCAGCCGCATCCGTGGACGCCGGAGGTGTTGCCGTTCCAGTTGGTGACGGTGGGGTCGCTCGCGCTGGTGGGGGTGCCGTTCGAGATGACGACGATGGCGGGGCGCCGCTTGCGACAGACGGTGCTGGAGCAGCTCGAGCCCGTGGGTGTCACGGAGGTCATCATCGCGGGGTTGTCGAACGACTACGCGGGGTATGTGGCGACGCGTGAGGAGTATGCGCGGCAGGACTACGAGGGGGCGTCGACGCACTTCGGTCCGTGGACGCTGGCGGCGATTCAGCAGGGCTTCGATGCGATGGCGGCGGCGATGCGGGAGGGGCAGGCGGTGTCACCGGGGCCCACGCCTCGGGATTTGCGCTACGTCCAGGCGACCTTGCAGCCGGGGGTGGTGTTTGACGACAAGCTGCTCTGGGTGGAGTTCGGGGAGGTGTACGCGGATGCGCAGGCGTCCTATGGGCGCGGGGACACGGTGAGCGTGACGTTCTGGGGGGCGCATCCGAAGAACGACTTGCGGCTGGAGGGGACGTACCTGCGGGTCCAACGCAAGGGATTGATTGGGGCGTGGGTGGACGTGGCGGATGACAGTGATTGGGAGACGCGCTACCGGTGGGAGCGGGAGAACTGCGTGCCCACGCTGGGGTGCTCGCACGTCACGGTGGAGTGGCGGATTCCGGGGGATGCGGCGCCGGGGACGTATCGCATCCTGCATGAGGGGGATTGGAAGTCCGGCTGGGATGGGCGGGTGCGGCCGTACTACGGGGCGTCCCGGGCCTTCACGGTGAAGTGA
- a CDS encoding M4 family metallopeptidase — MTRTWKKGLMGACLAMLGAACGDAPVDSAPPPDSSAHALSSPGDIEVVHTGKDGTPTFIRGRLGTLSPSLAAREPPEALHTLAPVFGLRAEELTVRSRRTDDQGVTHVRYDQTHRGVRVIGGELVVHVDRTGQVYAANGSARGARESSSLMRLPVAAVKRAALEGLEQVSVRGEPRFVYFLEAEGALASAYEVTRVGFREGDPVRDLVYVDAASGRVLDVRPQIHAGMNRRVHSANGSWVTPGTLRRPEGANPTWDGHIDRNYDHIGTTYECFETIFGRDSFDDRGASITSTVHYGDGYVNAYWDGSQIVFGDGDGFNSVELGLDLDVVSHEIAHAVTQYESGLVYRSESGALNESLSDMAAALCESWSRGGALDADVWKIGEDVWTPHVAGDALRYMDNPTRDGSSRDYYPERYTGASDNGGVHWNSGIPNLVFKLLVTGGPHPRGKTGTWVNGIGMNRAAQTFYFAATNYFTSTTTMSQAKAYTIQAAQDRYDATVVNAVRDAWNAAGVP; from the coding sequence GTGACTCGGACTTGGAAGAAGGGATTGATGGGAGCGTGCTTGGCCATGCTGGGCGCCGCCTGTGGCGACGCACCCGTGGACTCGGCCCCACCCCCGGACAGCTCGGCGCACGCACTGTCCTCACCTGGAGACATCGAAGTCGTCCACACCGGGAAGGACGGCACCCCCACGTTCATCCGGGGCCGGCTGGGGACGTTGAGCCCCTCACTGGCCGCGCGAGAACCCCCGGAGGCGCTGCACACCCTGGCCCCCGTGTTCGGCCTGCGCGCGGAGGAGCTGACGGTGCGCTCCCGCCGCACGGATGACCAGGGCGTCACCCACGTGCGCTACGACCAGACACACCGTGGCGTGCGCGTCATCGGCGGAGAGCTGGTGGTCCACGTCGACCGCACGGGACAGGTCTACGCGGCCAATGGCTCGGCCCGAGGCGCTCGCGAGTCCTCGTCCTTGATGCGACTGCCCGTGGCCGCCGTGAAGCGCGCGGCGCTGGAAGGACTGGAGCAGGTCTCTGTCCGGGGCGAGCCCCGCTTCGTCTACTTCCTCGAAGCCGAGGGCGCCCTCGCCTCCGCCTACGAGGTGACACGCGTGGGCTTCCGCGAGGGAGACCCCGTCAGGGACCTGGTCTACGTGGACGCCGCGTCGGGACGGGTGCTCGACGTGCGGCCTCAAATCCATGCGGGGATGAATCGGCGCGTCCACTCAGCCAACGGGAGCTGGGTGACCCCTGGCACCCTGCGGCGCCCCGAGGGTGCCAACCCCACATGGGACGGGCACATCGACCGGAACTACGACCACATCGGCACGACGTATGAGTGCTTCGAGACCATCTTCGGCCGCGACTCCTTCGACGACCGGGGCGCGTCCATCACCAGCACCGTCCACTACGGCGACGGGTACGTCAACGCGTACTGGGATGGCTCGCAAATCGTCTTCGGGGATGGCGATGGCTTCAACTCCGTCGAGCTGGGCTTGGATTTGGACGTGGTGTCCCATGAAATCGCCCACGCCGTGACGCAGTACGAGTCCGGGCTCGTGTATCGCAGCGAGTCCGGCGCGCTGAACGAGAGCCTGTCGGACATGGCCGCGGCCCTCTGCGAGAGCTGGTCTCGCGGCGGCGCGCTGGACGCGGACGTCTGGAAGATTGGCGAGGACGTCTGGACGCCCCACGTCGCCGGGGATGCGCTGCGCTACATGGACAACCCCACGCGAGATGGCTCGTCCCGGGACTACTACCCGGAGCGCTACACGGGCGCGTCCGACAACGGCGGCGTGCACTGGAACTCGGGCATCCCGAACCTGGTCTTCAAGCTGCTCGTGACGGGCGGCCCTCACCCTCGTGGCAAGACGGGCACGTGGGTGAATGGCATCGGCATGAACCGCGCGGCGCAGACCTTCTACTTCGCCGCGACGAACTACTTCACGTCGACGACCACCATGTCGCAGGCCAAGGCGTACACGATTCAGGCCGCGCAGGACCGGTACGACGCGACGGTCGTGAACGCGGTGCGAGATGCCTGGAATGCCGCGGGCGTGCCGTAG
- a CDS encoding SRPBCC family protein, with protein sequence MSNENAKVVVERTYRAGIEDIWSLWTTKEGFESWWGPQGFRADVQQIDARTGGTLEYEMVADTPEMIAAMKQMGRPPSHATHSRFTEVTPYSRLILTNLIDFLPGVATYKSNIVVDFIQLGDRVRMVVTMDPMHTPEFTRMQEEGFTSQLTKLDSRFGAH encoded by the coding sequence ATGAGCAACGAGAACGCGAAGGTCGTCGTCGAGCGCACCTACCGGGCTGGAATCGAAGACATCTGGTCCCTGTGGACCACGAAGGAAGGTTTCGAGTCGTGGTGGGGCCCCCAGGGCTTCCGCGCGGACGTCCAGCAAATCGACGCTCGCACCGGCGGCACGCTCGAGTACGAGATGGTCGCCGACACGCCGGAGATGATTGCCGCGATGAAGCAAATGGGACGGCCGCCCTCCCATGCGACCCACTCCCGCTTCACGGAGGTCACGCCCTACTCGCGGCTCATCCTCACCAACCTCATCGACTTCCTGCCCGGCGTCGCCACCTACAAGAGCAACATCGTCGTGGACTTCATCCAGTTGGGCGACCGCGTCCGCATGGTCGTCACCATGGACCCCATGCACACCCCGGAGTTCACGCGGATGCAGGAGGAAGGCTTCACCAGCCAGCTCACGAAGCTCGACT
- a CDS encoding M1 family aminopeptidase — protein sequence MTQGLALAWSLLSLSMAACGPVEAPLLAGDDDGTLSHRYGTLMPRGDFAATVTRYEYEFTTQTGAARSVLMLDVAPPGGDCFVVNAPEGLTDIHWNDAIPFRAESTPDGIRVCGPGLFAGQVKLEARFTVPLQTYDFTQVGFSRKFDRTGNLFTYLLGWVGACDRFGPCDDRTDQLTQYIFTVKHAASERVLCPGKRTRPNSTTTRCELTGLTKAPTYSSFAVASNPAWRSSTLTEVSGKFKLELHEVPGGKLAAALHGSEVRAYLSWIIGELGPLPYGPELRVASAPTEWLGAEHPANLILREDLPDLRRDYANMTMHTLMHEVVHQWAGNRTTLSSPFDFVWKEAIAEYLTYRYELLARPPGEAEQTRAHWDRLARTASYYPQPQDTPPPVFLSYSADVYGTGPLILFLQLEPLLGEDVVLQAIKDFLHQPGDRSVQDLRAALELASGEDLGPYFDAWVHGSGDPDWPYFEVSTEALDGEVLVTAVQRSLSGTRYPISVDVLIEGATEQRVVTLDYGLAPTSDTLRVKVPFDEPVTQVTVDPENRVVNRRFLGLNPEPPPQRWRL from the coding sequence ATGACACAGGGGCTCGCGCTGGCGTGGAGCCTGCTGTCGCTCTCGATGGCGGCGTGTGGCCCGGTGGAGGCTCCGCTCCTGGCCGGCGACGACGACGGCACGCTGTCCCACCGCTATGGGACGCTGATGCCGCGAGGAGACTTCGCGGCCACGGTGACGCGCTACGAATACGAGTTCACCACGCAGACTGGCGCGGCGCGCTCCGTGTTGATGCTGGATGTCGCCCCACCCGGGGGTGACTGCTTCGTGGTGAATGCCCCCGAGGGGCTCACCGACATCCACTGGAATGACGCCATCCCGTTCCGCGCGGAGTCGACGCCCGACGGCATCCGCGTCTGCGGCCCGGGCCTCTTCGCGGGACAGGTGAAGCTGGAGGCGCGCTTCACCGTGCCCCTCCAGACGTATGACTTCACCCAGGTGGGCTTCTCCCGGAAGTTCGACCGGACGGGAAACCTCTTCACCTATCTGCTGGGCTGGGTGGGCGCGTGCGACCGGTTCGGCCCGTGCGACGACCGGACGGACCAGCTCACGCAATACATCTTCACCGTCAAGCACGCCGCGAGCGAGCGGGTGTTGTGTCCCGGCAAGCGGACGCGCCCCAACTCCACCACCACGCGGTGCGAGCTGACGGGGCTCACCAAGGCGCCCACGTACTCGTCGTTCGCCGTGGCCTCCAATCCCGCGTGGCGCTCGAGCACCCTCACGGAGGTGTCCGGCAAGTTCAAGCTGGAGCTCCACGAAGTGCCCGGAGGCAAGCTGGCGGCGGCGCTCCACGGCTCGGAAGTCCGGGCGTACTTGAGCTGGATTATCGGCGAGCTGGGTCCGCTGCCATACGGCCCGGAGCTGCGCGTGGCGAGCGCGCCGACGGAGTGGCTGGGCGCGGAGCATCCCGCCAACCTCATCCTCCGCGAGGACCTGCCGGACCTGCGGCGCGACTACGCGAACATGACGATGCACACGCTCATGCACGAGGTCGTGCATCAGTGGGCGGGCAATCGCACCACGCTGTCGAGTCCCTTCGACTTCGTGTGGAAGGAAGCCATCGCCGAGTACCTCACGTACCGCTACGAGCTCCTGGCCCGTCCTCCGGGCGAAGCGGAGCAGACCCGTGCGCACTGGGACCGGCTGGCGCGCACCGCCTCGTACTACCCGCAGCCGCAAGACACTCCGCCGCCCGTCTTCCTCTCGTACTCGGCGGATGTCTACGGCACCGGGCCCCTGATTCTCTTCCTCCAGTTGGAGCCGCTGCTCGGCGAGGACGTCGTCCTCCAGGCCATCAAGGACTTCCTGCACCAGCCCGGTGACCGGAGCGTCCAGGACCTGCGCGCCGCGCTGGAGCTCGCATCCGGCGAGGACCTGGGCCCCTACTTCGACGCCTGGGTCCACGGCAGCGGAGACCCGGACTGGCCCTACTTCGAGGTGAGCACCGAGGCGCTTGACGGCGAGGTCCTCGTCACCGCCGTTCAACGCTCGCTCTCCGGCACGCGCTACCCCATCTCCGTGGACGTCCTCATCGAGGGCGCCACCGAGCAGCGCGTCGTCACGCTCGACTACGGACTGGCTCCGACGTCGGACACCTTGCGCGTGAAGGTGCCCTTCGATGAGCCCGTGACGCAGGTGACCGTGGACCCGGAGAACCGGGTGGTCAATCGCAGGTTCCTCGGGCTCAACCCGGAGCCGCCCCCCCAGCGGTGGCGTCTCTAA
- a CDS encoding ArsR/SmtB family transcription factor yields MNMQLDVFQVLADPTRRLIVETLLQGEQQVSDVVEKAGIHQSGVSRHLRILSESGFVTMRPEGQRRLYALKSEPFQELEGWLGPYKQLWEERLDRFGAALKKKQEKKGPRT; encoded by the coding sequence ATGAACATGCAATTGGACGTCTTCCAGGTGCTCGCCGACCCGACGCGACGCCTCATCGTCGAGACGCTGCTCCAGGGCGAGCAGCAGGTCAGTGACGTCGTCGAGAAGGCCGGCATCCATCAGTCCGGCGTCTCGCGGCATCTGCGCATCCTCTCGGAGTCGGGCTTCGTCACGATGCGGCCAGAGGGGCAGCGCCGGCTCTACGCGCTGAAGTCGGAGCCGTTCCAGGAGCTGGAAGGGTGGCTCGGTCCCTACAAGCAACTGTGGGAGGAGCGGCTGGACCGCTTCGGGGCCGCGCTGAAGAAGAAACAAGAGAAGAAAGGACCACGGACATGA
- a CDS encoding Hint domain-containing protein → MKRLSSLLVLACAMLSTTASAQLSTRCFTDDQLTTPALAQGRNNWAHKCGYITVAKRDFLNSEGEYQVFSGGCFAFASSGPTATCSFFIPADVNAPCIGDLVKLGTCVTGCYTAREKVAFQGRYWPIEDAYGAGVRTVTALGKDATLVTPTSGEQPIRAFVAGDTVEDVFALETADGRRVEVTAEHPMVTASGEMVKAKTLQKGDVLLGVHGDKVELRDVSVFRYEGKTWNVQPTSHEKIENVLDVEGLLTGSVRFQNEWAEDHFRLSVRDEARVDDL, encoded by the coding sequence ATGAAGCGACTGTCGTCTCTGCTTGTCCTTGCGTGCGCGATGCTCTCCACGACGGCATCCGCGCAGCTCTCCACCCGCTGTTTCACGGATGACCAGCTCACCACGCCCGCCCTGGCACAGGGCCGCAACAACTGGGCGCACAAGTGCGGCTACATCACCGTGGCGAAGCGGGACTTCCTCAACTCCGAGGGGGAGTACCAGGTGTTCTCCGGTGGCTGCTTCGCCTTCGCCTCCTCGGGTCCCACCGCGACGTGCTCCTTCTTCATCCCCGCCGACGTCAACGCGCCGTGCATCGGGGATTTGGTGAAGCTGGGAACGTGCGTGACGGGCTGCTACACGGCGCGGGAGAAGGTGGCCTTCCAGGGAAGGTATTGGCCCATCGAGGACGCCTACGGCGCGGGCGTGCGCACCGTGACGGCGCTCGGCAAGGACGCGACGCTCGTGACCCCCACGTCCGGTGAGCAGCCCATTCGGGCCTTCGTCGCCGGGGACACGGTGGAGGACGTGTTCGCGCTCGAGACCGCGGATGGCCGCCGCGTCGAGGTGACGGCCGAGCACCCCATGGTCACCGCCTCCGGTGAGATGGTGAAGGCCAAGACGCTCCAGAAGGGCGACGTGCTGCTCGGCGTCCACGGAGACAAGGTGGAGCTGCGCGACGTCTCCGTGTTCCGCTACGAGGGGAAGACATGGAACGTGCAGCCCACCAGCCACGAGAAGATTGAGAACGTGCTGGATGTGGAAGGGCTCCTGACGGGCTCGGTGCGCTTCCAGAACGAGTGGGCGGAGGACCACTTCCGACTGTCCGTGCGGGACGAGGCGCGCGTCGACGACCTCTGA
- a CDS encoding ankyrin repeat domain-containing protein: protein MAETQQPTIHEAAAAGDLQGLTQALQRGEGIDAQRDGGVTPLMAAAFNGQTAAVQQLISHKAALDVQSVAGWTAVLYAAKRGHADTLRELLKAGANPHLTAKEGETAIIEAAFNRHEDALMVLLQAGVTSGKPTSIGLTDLIVCADSGFLPAVRLLVERQASLNDANVYGETALIRASLRGHTQVVAFLLRHGADRSLKDKFDKTAKDWAIEKGFPQVAALFDGNNAALEAALASTASSASPTSSPDRKSAAGEVDSTDFTTWTQGYLYGFAGYDPMKHSTNAAAFVELIQRITQRHVITIGASLHPYQLLRPEGLSIWSYTLLRLHSQQQAALTEVGHGRASVHTVPPADAFPMGPWSDKRLYTDVNPVFSKYVPFVIPYLVPKDDQPPYWEKRLAAEVATHGNATAYLESINEALRFLLPHPAFVVGFDSFDEQNPHRVVQNFVDVAEKLLNATIQKG, encoded by the coding sequence ATGGCAGAGACACAGCAACCGACGATTCATGAAGCAGCGGCCGCGGGCGACTTGCAGGGCCTGACCCAGGCCCTCCAGCGCGGTGAGGGCATCGATGCGCAACGTGACGGCGGTGTCACGCCGCTGATGGCCGCCGCGTTCAACGGGCAGACCGCCGCGGTCCAGCAGCTCATCTCCCACAAGGCCGCGCTGGACGTGCAGAGCGTCGCCGGGTGGACCGCGGTGCTGTACGCCGCGAAGCGCGGACATGCGGACACCCTCCGCGAGCTGCTGAAGGCGGGGGCCAACCCGCACCTCACCGCGAAGGAGGGCGAGACGGCCATCATCGAGGCGGCCTTCAATCGCCACGAAGACGCGCTCATGGTGCTGCTCCAAGCAGGGGTGACGTCCGGCAAGCCCACGTCCATTGGCCTCACCGACCTCATCGTCTGCGCCGACAGCGGCTTCCTCCCCGCCGTCCGGCTCCTGGTGGAGCGGCAGGCGTCACTGAACGACGCCAACGTCTATGGCGAGACGGCGCTCATCCGCGCGAGCCTGCGCGGGCACACCCAGGTGGTGGCCTTCCTGCTGCGGCACGGCGCGGACCGGTCCCTCAAGGACAAGTTCGACAAGACCGCCAAGGACTGGGCCATCGAGAAGGGCTTCCCCCAGGTCGCCGCGCTGTTCGACGGCAACAACGCCGCGCTCGAGGCGGCGCTCGCGAGCACCGCGTCCTCCGCCAGCCCCACGAGCTCCCCGGACAGGAAGTCCGCGGCGGGCGAGGTGGACTCCACGGACTTCACCACCTGGACGCAGGGCTACCTCTACGGCTTCGCCGGCTACGACCCGATGAAGCACTCCACCAACGCCGCCGCGTTCGTGGAGCTCATCCAGCGAATCACGCAGCGGCACGTCATCACCATCGGCGCGTCGCTGCACCCCTACCAGCTCCTCCGCCCCGAGGGCCTCTCCATCTGGAGCTACACCCTGCTGCGCCTGCACTCGCAGCAGCAGGCGGCCCTCACGGAGGTCGGCCACGGCCGCGCCTCGGTGCACACCGTCCCGCCAGCCGACGCGTTCCCCATGGGCCCGTGGTCGGACAAGCGGCTGTACACGGACGTCAACCCCGTCTTCAGCAAGTACGTCCCCTTCGTCATCCCCTACCTCGTCCCCAAGGACGACCAGCCGCCCTACTGGGAGAAGCGGCTGGCCGCGGAGGTGGCCACCCACGGAAACGCGACGGCGTACCTCGAGTCCATCAACGAGGCCCTGCGGTTCCTGCTGCCCCATCCCGCCTTCGTCGTGGGCTTTGACTCCTTCGACGAGCAGAACCCGCACCGCGTCGTCCAGAACTTCGTCGACGTCGCCGAGAAGCTCCTGAACGCCACCATCCAGAAGGGCTGA